The following are from one region of the Pseudodesulfovibrio piezophilus C1TLV30 genome:
- a CDS encoding A24 family peptidase, translating to MTHGTLAHIGGTMDIIISSVLAAALAIATVTDLKRQRIYNWLTFPLITTGLGAHTIHAGWDGLILSSSGFALGLFVMFIPFLLGMMGAGDVKLMAGIGAWLGVNTTFTAFLLTSIIGGIYALLVMIRHREYMKAIFMNIWGTFLRTLSTRTFDYSPIEAKKTLPRLCYGVAITIGTLGAMIFNYTQTGTVLAL from the coding sequence ATGACGCACGGAACCTTGGCTCATATCGGGGGAACCATGGATATCATCATCAGCAGCGTCCTTGCAGCGGCACTTGCCATCGCCACTGTCACCGACCTGAAACGCCAGCGCATATACAACTGGCTCACTTTTCCTCTCATCACCACCGGATTGGGCGCACATACCATCCACGCAGGGTGGGACGGACTAATCCTCAGCAGTTCCGGCTTTGCACTGGGACTATTCGTCATGTTCATCCCGTTCCTCCTCGGCATGATGGGGGCAGGAGATGTTAAACTCATGGCCGGAATCGGCGCATGGCTCGGCGTCAACACCACCTTCACCGCATTTTTGTTAACCAGCATTATCGGCGGCATATATGCCCTGCTGGTCATGATACGGCACAGAGAGTACATGAAGGCCATTTTCATGAACATCTGGGGCACCTTTCTGCGAACCCTGTCCACCAGAACCTTCGACTATTCCCCCATTGAGGCGAAGAAGACTCTCCCCCGCCTGTGCTACGGCGTCGCCATTACCATAGGTACTCTGGGAGCCATGATTTTCAACTATACACAGACCGGCACAGTGCTGGCTCTGTAA
- a CDS encoding type II and III secretion system protein family protein, which produces MKTPNTIYLFLLLAVILPGTAMADVQIMNTEAPGVIRIVLDKSTILNTDKPVSRVSIAQPGSASIVVLSPTQIYITGQTLGTTTLTLWEGSTVSAVYDLVITPDVTRLKRMIHEILPEEKGIQVLSSGESITLSGYVTSTGNLTSVLALAEAEAPEKVVNLLRVDGVQQVMLEVRVAEMSRTVLKRMGVNLAATFSNFTLYSFLNNLTSLSSDGDGVINLTDHITGVASYTSGNTSITGFIDALKTQGLAKLLAEPNLTCVSGESANFLVGGEIPIPMPGSLGTVSVEFKPFGVGLGFTPTVLSSGAINLQVSPEVSELDYTQALPYDGYEIPAIKTRRASTVIDLADGQSFAIAGLISESLKENNTRFPVLGDVPILGTLFRSTDFSKDKTELVIIVTAHLVKPIDMASQTLPTDGFKEPSDYEFYMLGLLEGENTPTEEATSAKAEGKSSGTATVVRPENGFDGQFGHSWSQ; this is translated from the coding sequence ATGAAGACACCCAATACCATATATCTTTTCCTGCTTCTGGCAGTGATACTCCCCGGAACAGCCATGGCTGACGTGCAGATCATGAACACGGAAGCACCAGGCGTGATCCGCATAGTGCTCGACAAATCCACCATACTGAACACGGACAAACCAGTCAGTCGAGTCTCCATAGCCCAACCTGGATCAGCATCCATCGTGGTGCTTTCTCCCACACAGATATACATTACCGGGCAAACACTGGGAACCACGACTCTGACCCTATGGGAAGGCTCGACGGTCTCCGCTGTGTACGATCTGGTCATTACTCCGGATGTAACGCGACTCAAGCGCATGATTCATGAAATTCTGCCGGAGGAGAAGGGGATCCAAGTCCTCTCATCCGGGGAATCCATCACCCTGTCCGGCTACGTGACCAGCACCGGCAACCTCACCAGCGTTCTTGCCCTGGCCGAAGCCGAAGCCCCGGAAAAAGTCGTCAACCTTCTGCGTGTGGACGGAGTTCAACAAGTCATGCTTGAAGTCAGGGTCGCGGAAATGAGCCGGACCGTCCTCAAACGTATGGGCGTCAACCTCGCAGCGACATTCAGCAATTTTACGTTATACTCATTCCTGAACAACCTCACGAGTCTTTCTTCGGATGGGGACGGGGTGATCAATCTGACAGACCACATCACTGGCGTGGCCAGTTACACCAGCGGCAACACATCCATCACCGGATTCATTGACGCCCTCAAAACTCAGGGATTGGCCAAATTGCTGGCCGAACCAAACCTGACATGCGTTTCCGGTGAGTCGGCAAATTTCCTCGTGGGCGGTGAAATCCCCATCCCAATGCCAGGTTCGCTTGGCACGGTTTCGGTCGAATTCAAGCCATTCGGAGTGGGGCTCGGGTTCACCCCCACGGTTCTCAGCTCCGGGGCCATCAACCTTCAAGTCAGCCCGGAGGTCTCCGAACTCGATTACACCCAGGCTCTGCCCTATGACGGCTATGAAATCCCGGCCATCAAGACTCGTCGCGCATCCACTGTCATTGACCTTGCAGATGGCCAATCCTTTGCCATCGCCGGTCTGATCAGCGAGTCCCTCAAGGAAAACAATACCCGCTTTCCGGTACTGGGAGACGTTCCGATACTTGGAACTCTCTTCCGCAGCACTGACTTTTCCAAGGACAAGACGGAACTTGTGATCATCGTCACCGCGCATTTGGTCAAGCCCATCGACATGGCCAGCCAGACTTTGCCCACAGATGGATTCAAAGAACCAAGCGACTATGAGTTCTACATGCTCGGCCTCCTGGAGGGGGAAAACACACCCACGGAAGAAGCGACTTCGGCCAAAGCGGAAGGCAAATCATCCGGAACTGCAACCGTGGTCCGCCCCGAAAACGGTTTTGACGGTCAATTCGGCCATTCTTGGTCCCAATAG
- a CDS encoding sigma-54-dependent transcriptional regulator, whose amino-acid sequence MAEKILIVDDDRAFQGMLVEALTDKGYEIDTAPTAEDGITKAGAGDYDLILHDIKLPGMSGLEALPHLADAAPGVDVIVMTGYASKDSGVQAMQHGAYDYFTKPFSLSEMEVVVRRAMEKRRMQLELAELKKRGSTSPLHDIIGQSAPMQAIKKRIARVAELNADVLIMGETGTGKELVSDTIHAMSTRGKGPFVKLNCAAIPENLIESELFGHEKGAFTGATSVKHGKFEMAKGGSILLDELGEMPMHLQPKILRAVEQKQAERLGGAKPVKYDVRIIAATNLDLEERIAQGHFRSDLYYRLNVATLILPPLRERKTDLPELADFFLDRANRRLGTDISAISADAMEIFFNYDWPGNIRQFANAVERAAIFCTSSVITPSEVDQAFSNKQPQKDAGLSLPETSLPLKQALIQYERSLIENALRLTGGTQTDAAESLGISAKNLWNKLKKHGMDPAQFKA is encoded by the coding sequence ATGGCTGAAAAAATACTGATTGTTGATGACGATCGCGCTTTTCAAGGAATGCTGGTCGAAGCATTGACAGACAAGGGATATGAGATCGACACGGCACCGACTGCCGAAGACGGCATTACCAAGGCTGGAGCTGGAGACTACGACCTCATACTGCATGACATCAAACTCCCAGGCATGTCCGGGCTGGAGGCGCTGCCCCACCTCGCCGACGCCGCCCCCGGAGTGGATGTCATTGTCATGACCGGCTATGCCTCCAAGGATTCCGGCGTTCAAGCCATGCAACATGGAGCCTATGACTACTTCACCAAACCATTCTCTCTGAGTGAAATGGAGGTTGTTGTCCGCCGCGCCATGGAAAAACGCCGTATGCAGTTGGAGCTGGCAGAATTGAAAAAGCGCGGTTCAACCAGCCCCCTTCATGATATCATCGGCCAATCAGCTCCCATGCAGGCCATCAAGAAAAGGATTGCCCGTGTCGCGGAACTCAATGCCGATGTTCTGATCATGGGAGAAACCGGAACCGGCAAGGAACTGGTTTCAGATACCATTCACGCCATGAGCACCCGGGGGAAGGGACCATTTGTCAAGCTCAACTGTGCCGCCATCCCGGAAAATCTCATTGAAAGTGAATTGTTTGGACACGAGAAAGGAGCCTTCACCGGCGCGACATCTGTCAAGCACGGTAAATTCGAGATGGCCAAAGGAGGCAGCATTCTGCTGGATGAGCTCGGCGAAATGCCCATGCACCTTCAGCCTAAAATCCTCCGTGCCGTTGAACAGAAACAGGCTGAAAGATTGGGAGGAGCCAAACCGGTCAAATACGATGTTCGCATCATTGCAGCCACCAACCTTGATCTTGAAGAGCGCATCGCTCAAGGCCACTTCCGAAGCGATCTTTACTATCGACTGAATGTCGCGACCCTGATCCTGCCCCCGCTGCGGGAACGCAAGACTGATCTGCCCGAATTGGCAGATTTTTTTCTGGATCGAGCTAACCGCCGCCTTGGCACTGATATAAGCGCGATATCTGCCGATGCCATGGAAATTTTCTTCAACTACGACTGGCCTGGCAATATCCGACAATTTGCCAACGCAGTGGAACGCGCCGCCATCTTCTGCACTTCATCCGTCATTACTCCATCTGAAGTGGACCAGGCTTTTTCCAACAAACAACCGCAGAAGGATGCCGGACTCTCACTGCCTGAAACCTCCCTCCCACTCAAACAGGCACTTATTCAATATGAAAGATCTCTCATCGAGAACGCCCTGCGTCTCACCGGGGGGACACAGACTGACGCAGCCGAATCGCTCGGCATTTCAGCAAAAAATCTCTGGAACAAACTCAAGAAACACGGCATGGATCCTGCACAATTCAAGGCATAA
- a CDS encoding phosphatase PAP2 family protein, with translation MLQTLQATTHRSAVSTLKFGGRAFSILLANIHAHIIPIAVVSLYTLALFIYIEIFHLESLAHFALYNGTAAFLFALTLGFFFIIYCFKAEIHDMPEKLFPHVMRKLKDEFFTLDRLFGATLAIALFILMLITFANFKRMIPAVIPFHLDTNLSELDRWLHLGTDPWQWLQPFIGFPIMTFAINIMYNLWLFLIIVVFYWQAFSVTNKELRKQYLLAFFLCWILIGTLAATFLSSAGPCYYHRFGDVPNVYAPLMTYLHHADAIYPIWALDMQDILLKSYDLKSTTMASGITAMPSMHVSIAWLMVLLGWRINPFAGWVFSLYCGVILIGSVHLGWHYAVDGYVSIMLTTLIWHLSGKVLTRKSLSW, from the coding sequence ATGCTCCAAACCTTGCAGGCAACAACTCACCGATCGGCAGTCTCTACGCTGAAATTTGGTGGGCGCGCCTTCTCCATTCTTCTTGCAAACATTCATGCTCACATCATCCCCATAGCTGTTGTTAGCCTGTATACCCTGGCCCTCTTCATATATATAGAGATATTCCACCTGGAATCACTTGCCCATTTCGCCCTGTACAACGGGACAGCAGCTTTTCTGTTTGCCCTGACCCTAGGATTCTTTTTTATTATCTATTGTTTCAAAGCCGAAATCCATGACATGCCGGAGAAACTGTTTCCCCATGTCATGCGAAAATTAAAAGACGAATTCTTCACTCTTGATCGCCTCTTCGGAGCGACTCTGGCCATTGCTCTTTTCATTCTCATGCTCATAACCTTTGCCAACTTCAAACGAATGATTCCCGCCGTCATCCCCTTCCATCTTGATACGAATTTGAGCGAGTTGGACCGCTGGCTGCATCTCGGCACTGATCCATGGCAATGGTTGCAGCCTTTCATCGGCTTCCCGATCATGACCTTTGCCATCAACATCATGTACAATCTCTGGCTCTTTCTGATCATTGTGGTCTTCTACTGGCAGGCGTTTTCCGTCACGAACAAGGAGCTCAGAAAACAGTATCTGCTGGCGTTTTTCCTCTGCTGGATACTCATCGGAACCCTTGCTGCGACATTCCTCTCCTCTGCCGGACCATGCTATTACCACCGCTTCGGGGACGTCCCCAATGTCTATGCTCCCCTCATGACCTATCTACACCACGCCGATGCCATATACCCAATATGGGCGCTTGACATGCAGGACATCCTGCTGAAGAGCTACGACCTCAAATCAACCACCATGGCTTCCGGCATAACCGCCATGCCCAGCATGCATGTTTCCATTGCATGGCTCATGGTGCTGCTTGGATGGCGCATCAACCCATTCGCCGGATGGGTATTTTCCCTCTACTGCGGAGTTATTCTGATCGGTTCAGTCCATCTTGGTTGGCATTATGCAGTGGATGGGTATGTTTCCATCATGCTGACAACTCTCATCTGGCATCTCTCAGGCAAAGTTCTCACCAGAAAATCCCTGTCGTGGTAA
- a CDS encoding AAA family ATPase: MNNRIIPVTLALIDSEERKKLERIIASNYMVRLADEENDEMGVLIYEPGDSVNEDLPHIIHALESGQAEDVYLAGSHADSDILIRGMRNGIREFLHFPIEENDFRAAIMRTAMRSSLDSDTGEKGRIISLMSGKAGLGNTTVAVNLAWELNRRAPGRTLLLDLRRPNGEVQYFLDLKPEYTWGDLMQDVSRLDATYLHSLVTEHPSGLHIMPGPAEGDRPDAQTLYLILEQLRQSYDFVIIDTNFPESGKLTKEVEMADSILLPLHLTLPSLARTSRLIESIRSQDPDAERRMTLIANRVTKDTTIGVAEAADVLSRRIPWVIPEDTSSVQSALNQGTPLVKSYPKSPAAKTIIAMARGLDHRKQPKSRSFSFPFASLFSRKKDMIDAKLAGAVS, encoded by the coding sequence ATGAACAACAGAATAATACCTGTCACACTGGCGCTTATTGACAGCGAAGAACGAAAGAAGCTGGAGCGGATAATCGCATCAAACTACATGGTGCGTCTGGCTGATGAAGAAAATGACGAGATGGGGGTGTTGATATACGAACCTGGCGACTCCGTGAACGAGGACCTTCCGCATATCATTCACGCCCTGGAGTCCGGTCAGGCCGAAGATGTCTATCTTGCTGGCAGTCATGCTGATTCGGACATCCTTATCCGAGGCATGAGAAACGGTATCCGTGAATTTTTGCACTTCCCCATAGAGGAAAATGATTTTCGCGCGGCAATCATGCGCACGGCCATGCGCTCCAGTCTGGACAGTGATACTGGAGAGAAAGGACGGATTATCAGCCTGATGAGTGGCAAGGCCGGACTCGGCAACACGACCGTAGCCGTGAACCTTGCCTGGGAATTGAACAGGCGAGCGCCTGGACGCACGCTTCTGCTCGATCTGCGTCGCCCGAACGGGGAGGTCCAGTACTTCCTCGACCTCAAGCCCGAATACACATGGGGTGACTTGATGCAGGACGTCTCGCGCCTGGACGCGACCTACCTGCATTCACTCGTGACAGAGCACCCCTCCGGCCTGCATATTATGCCCGGTCCCGCCGAAGGAGACCGGCCCGATGCACAGACTCTCTACCTCATTCTCGAACAACTCCGCCAAAGTTACGACTTTGTCATCATCGACACGAATTTCCCGGAGAGCGGCAAATTGACCAAGGAAGTGGAAATGGCCGACTCCATCCTGCTCCCCCTGCATCTGACACTCCCGAGTCTGGCTCGGACTTCCCGACTGATAGAGTCCATACGCAGTCAGGACCCGGATGCCGAAAGACGCATGACCCTGATAGCGAACAGAGTCACCAAGGATACCACCATTGGCGTGGCTGAAGCGGCGGATGTACTCTCCCGTCGGATTCCCTGGGTTATCCCGGAAGATACCTCATCAGTCCAATCCGCCTTGAATCAGGGCACTCCCCTGGTCAAGTCCTACCCAAAATCACCCGCTGCCAAGACCATCATCGCCATGGCCAGGGGGCTGGACCACCGCAAGCAACCCAAGTCCCGCTCCTTTTCCTTTCCGTTCGCCTCTCTCTTTTCACGCAAAAAGGACATGATTGATGCCAAATTAGCGGGGGCTGTCTCATGA
- a CDS encoding tetratricopeptide repeat protein, producing the protein MSDYPQILGVYSLQLEAEIGTGGTAEKRSNITYWYARQISQKEFEVQPLNAHHVPSGVRTVLGELDFLKQYTPEPSYYQIHTVPALETLARKIEQGEQAFSAGNMDEAEGQFIKALMIDEKSIDANYGLGEVYSHTKEFNKLKRVLNTLLGISEAFTYEHRQKFNKFGISLRKNGHYDESIRYYKKSLEIVNDDENVHFNLARVYFEKGMNEPCMASLKDALNINPQFMEAQKFLRYCEKNM; encoded by the coding sequence TTGAGTGATTATCCACAAATACTCGGTGTCTATTCGCTTCAATTGGAAGCGGAAATAGGAACCGGCGGCACGGCAGAGAAGCGTTCGAATATAACATATTGGTATGCTCGGCAGATCTCACAAAAGGAATTTGAGGTGCAACCGCTCAATGCGCATCATGTCCCTTCCGGCGTCCGAACCGTTCTTGGCGAGCTTGATTTTCTCAAGCAATACACCCCGGAACCTTCTTATTATCAGATTCATACTGTCCCTGCTCTTGAGACTTTGGCTCGAAAGATCGAACAGGGCGAGCAGGCCTTTTCCGCTGGAAATATGGATGAAGCCGAAGGGCAGTTCATCAAGGCGTTGATGATTGATGAGAAGAGTATTGATGCCAACTACGGATTGGGCGAGGTCTACTCACACACCAAGGAATTCAACAAGCTCAAGCGGGTCTTGAATACTCTGCTCGGCATCTCCGAGGCATTCACCTACGAGCATCGTCAGAAATTCAATAAGTTCGGCATCAGTTTGCGAAAGAACGGCCACTATGATGAATCGATTCGGTACTACAAGAAATCCCTGGAAATCGTGAATGACGACGAGAATGTCCATTTCAATCTTGCGCGAGTCTATTTTGAAAAAGGAATGAACGAGCCGTGCATGGCGAGTCTGAAAGACGCTTTGAATATCAATCCTCAGTTCATGGAAGCGCAAAAGTTTTTGAGATATTGCGAAAAAAACATGTGA
- a CDS encoding VWA domain-containing protein, translated as MQRKQPCRFPDNSRCGATSILLALLVPVILGMVGLAVDMGNMYVTHTRLQAAVDAGALAGSLELPYDPDIDKGLVKQAVTDMIHTNMPAAVVQQVSPGTEVRSVVVKAKAEVKLLIMGFTGIADHWVSASAAAGFNKLEVVFVVDNSGSMKGTPINLVKEASIELTELLMPDGADPDTKVGLVPFRGKVKVGDDVDGLDGGCRNADGSVNNGINDEFMDDYYALSSRYRRSIDLDTCSDIPEIMPLSQDKDEIISAINQQTATGNASGTLISEGIKWGRNVLTPEEPYTQGGDKEDMRKIMIVLTDGDTEDGECGGSYRASYRPNNYWTNAYFGMGVDTAHCENGGVLNEEMLAEAELAKDAGVEIFSIRFGSSDNTDVSLMKEIASSKTGTDDHYFDAPSVYDIPDVFKEIGKQLGWRLLN; from the coding sequence TTGCAGCGCAAACAACCATGCCGCTTCCCTGATAATTCCCGTTGTGGTGCCACGAGCATCCTGCTGGCTCTGCTGGTTCCCGTCATTCTCGGAATGGTGGGGTTGGCTGTGGACATGGGGAATATGTATGTTACGCATACGCGCCTTCAGGCCGCTGTTGATGCAGGTGCTTTGGCAGGAAGTCTGGAATTGCCATATGATCCTGACATAGACAAAGGGCTGGTCAAGCAGGCTGTTACTGACATGATCCATACCAACATGCCTGCTGCCGTAGTCCAGCAGGTTTCTCCCGGCACGGAAGTTCGCAGTGTCGTGGTCAAGGCCAAGGCTGAGGTCAAGCTTCTGATCATGGGCTTTACCGGTATCGCCGATCATTGGGTCTCGGCGTCAGCCGCCGCAGGTTTCAATAAGCTCGAAGTAGTTTTTGTGGTCGATAATTCCGGCTCCATGAAAGGCACGCCCATCAATTTGGTCAAGGAGGCGTCCATTGAGTTAACAGAGTTGCTCATGCCGGATGGGGCAGACCCGGACACCAAGGTCGGTCTGGTTCCCTTTCGCGGCAAGGTGAAAGTGGGAGATGATGTCGATGGTCTGGATGGTGGCTGCCGCAATGCGGACGGAAGCGTTAATAACGGCATCAATGATGAGTTCATGGATGACTATTACGCGCTTTCCTCTCGATACCGTCGTTCCATTGATTTGGATACGTGTTCGGATATTCCCGAAATCATGCCTCTCTCCCAGGACAAGGACGAGATCATTTCGGCCATCAATCAACAGACTGCCACCGGAAATGCCTCTGGCACGCTTATCTCCGAAGGAATCAAATGGGGGCGAAATGTCCTGACGCCGGAGGAACCGTACACCCAGGGTGGTGACAAGGAAGATATGCGCAAGATCATGATTGTCCTGACTGATGGGGATACGGAAGATGGCGAATGCGGAGGCTCCTACAGGGCCTCGTATCGACCGAATAATTATTGGACCAACGCCTACTTTGGTATGGGCGTCGATACGGCCCATTGTGAAAATGGCGGTGTCCTGAATGAGGAAATGCTCGCTGAGGCCGAATTGGCTAAGGATGCGGGAGTTGAGATTTTTTCCATCCGCTTTGGGTCTTCAGATAATACCGATGTCAGTTTGATGAAGGAAATTGCCTCCAGCAAAACAGGAACGGATGACCATTACTTTGATGCACCATCAGTCTACGATATCCCGGATGTCTTCAAGGAAATCGGGAAGCAGTTGGGCTGGCGGCTCTTGAACTAG
- a CDS encoding TadE/TadG family type IV pilus assembly protein — MRKRNFSRQGLAAVEFALLLPGFALLLFLIIEGANAMHTYSSLVEASREGARLALMDGETSEIETLVRAITDDLNSEALRTSVTTDTASNTVTVEVSYDYQPFGEYAIEMLTGEDSLTLAAQTTMPLP, encoded by the coding sequence ATGAGAAAGAGAAACTTTTCACGCCAGGGGCTGGCTGCGGTGGAATTCGCCTTGCTGCTTCCGGGCTTTGCCTTGCTGCTCTTCCTGATTATTGAAGGTGCCAATGCCATGCATACATATTCAAGTTTGGTCGAAGCGAGCCGCGAGGGGGCACGTTTGGCACTGATGGATGGTGAAACATCTGAAATTGAAACACTGGTTCGGGCAATCACAGATGACCTGAACTCCGAGGCTCTGCGGACGTCCGTGACGACCGATACGGCCTCCAACACCGTGACTGTCGAGGTTTCCTATGATTACCAACCGTTTGGCGAGTATGCCATCGAAATGCTCACTGGCGAGGACTCGCTCACTCTTGCAGCGCAAACAACCATGCCGCTTCCCTGA
- a CDS encoding Flp family type IVb pilin yields MSIIKNLIMNEEGATALEYGLLAALIALGIITAVTQLGDAVTKTFSTIATEMETATAS; encoded by the coding sequence ATGTCTATCATCAAAAATCTGATCATGAACGAAGAAGGCGCAACTGCCCTGGAATACGGCCTTCTCGCTGCACTCATCGCCCTGGGCATCATCACCGCCGTGACCCAGCTTGGCGACGCTGTTACCAAGACTTTCAGCACCATCGCTACCGAGATGGAGACTGCAACGGCATCATAA
- a CDS encoding TadE/TadG family type IV pilus assembly protein: MKQRSNIARRRGVTTIEFALIIPFIFVLVLGMVEFGSIFYSWLSIQKAAQVGARFAATGVGDEEGNRLSQIVAETEKWLTALDNGAKEITVSSWPTASATGDGVENDPGGPCELVQVSVIYHYHPFTPLVGDVFPEVINLEGHERKLNEPWKPCGE; the protein is encoded by the coding sequence ATGAAACAGCGTAGCAATATTGCCCGTCGCAGAGGCGTCACCACCATTGAGTTCGCCCTTATCATTCCATTCATTTTTGTTTTGGTTCTCGGCATGGTCGAATTCGGATCGATCTTTTATTCGTGGCTGAGTATTCAGAAAGCCGCCCAGGTCGGAGCACGCTTTGCCGCGACCGGAGTGGGAGATGAAGAGGGAAATCGCTTGTCGCAAATCGTTGCCGAGACCGAGAAATGGCTGACGGCACTGGATAACGGAGCAAAGGAAATCACTGTCTCTTCCTGGCCCACAGCCAGTGCCACTGGTGATGGTGTGGAGAATGATCCCGGTGGGCCGTGCGAATTGGTCCAGGTCTCCGTTATATATCATTATCATCCCTTTACTCCTTTGGTTGGGGATGTCTTCCCGGAGGTGATCAATCTGGAAGGCCATGAACGAAAGCTTAATGAGCCGTGGAAGCCTTGTGGCGAATAG
- the cpaB gene encoding Flp pilus assembly protein CpaB translates to MSKSTRALLQIGIALMLAIAAGGLIFMWSVKLTKQPAPRTEASTVGVVVAREDIHRGSKLVSDMLTVKQFTPDSKPTGSFASIKEIEGRVLNTNISGNEAVTKSKLADPSIMGGGVSALIEPGKRAMSVKGNSVMGLAGFVRPGDRVDVIVTLPEGYDEKPVTKLVLERIKIIATGTELSPPNAEGKTASVDVYTLELSPAESERLALAATQGTLNFALRNEQDTAKVLTTGVTARKALAALRPKPKPRQRRTSRSRVKVEVITGGDSRTLKF, encoded by the coding sequence ATGAGCAAATCAACACGAGCACTCCTCCAGATAGGTATAGCCCTGATGCTGGCCATTGCCGCTGGCGGCCTCATTTTCATGTGGTCGGTCAAACTGACCAAACAACCCGCCCCCAGAACGGAAGCTTCCACTGTGGGCGTGGTTGTGGCACGAGAGGACATCCATCGCGGGAGCAAGCTCGTCTCCGACATGCTCACGGTCAAACAGTTCACCCCAGACTCCAAACCGACCGGGTCCTTCGCTTCGATCAAGGAGATAGAAGGCCGTGTGCTGAATACGAATATTTCCGGCAATGAAGCGGTCACCAAGTCCAAATTGGCAGACCCCTCCATCATGGGAGGCGGTGTCTCCGCCCTCATTGAACCGGGGAAACGCGCCATGTCGGTCAAGGGAAACTCAGTCATGGGACTGGCCGGATTCGTCCGGCCTGGTGATCGTGTGGATGTGATTGTCACCCTGCCCGAAGGGTATGACGAGAAGCCTGTCACCAAGCTGGTTCTCGAACGAATCAAAATCATCGCCACTGGAACAGAACTTTCCCCGCCCAACGCCGAAGGCAAGACCGCATCCGTGGATGTCTATACCCTGGAACTTTCACCAGCGGAAAGTGAACGGTTGGCCCTGGCCGCGACCCAGGGGACCTTGAATTTCGCCCTGCGCAACGAACAGGATACCGCAAAGGTTCTGACAACCGGAGTCACGGCCCGCAAGGCGCTCGCGGCATTGCGCCCCAAGCCAAAGCCCCGTCAGAGGCGAACCAGCCGTTCTCGGGTCAAGGTCGAAGTCATCACCGGCGGCGATTCCCGGACCCTGAAGTTCTAG